TATATCTAATCCATTTTTCCCATCTTCTCAAAAATAGATCCCGCTGCAATCTTATAGCAAAAGTAATTCtttccatcttaaaaatgttataaattatATCAAACCATTCGTCCACTGCTGGTTTTTCTAGTTTAAGCCACTTCCTTGTTATGGCTTTTCTAGAAGCAGCactcaaaatctgaaataagtATTTGTCATTAACGGAGACATTTTCTGATGGTAGAACTCCTAAATATAATGTCACAAACTCAAAAGGAATGTTTGTCTGGAATACTTTTTGCAGAATGTTATAGACCTCCTGCCAGAAAGGGAACAATATTGAACAAGACcagaatatgtgaaaatgatttgCCTCGAGGCTTCCACACTGTCTCCAACATTTAGATGAATTAGTATAATGTCTTTTTTGAGCTGGAGTGATAAAAAATCTGATAAGGTTTTTCCAACAaacagtatttatgactttttgtgcatcCACGTagattgcaattgcacccctctgtattttcccctGGCAACAACCTTACCTATCCACTGCTATACCGGCAGACCAAGGCCAATTTGACTGTCCCGGTGGGCTTCTGGTTATTGCTGGCAAATGGCATGGTTTAACCACAGAACTACTcagcttttaatttttaaatgtaacatttttctaTGCATCTGAGCAGTTCATATTAAAAACTCCCATATTTTATCTTTTGATTACCTTCAGGAAATAGTTGATGAACTGGCTGCGGACATCCTATCCAAACTACCAGCTGATTTTGACATGGAGATGGTGATGGATAAATATCCTGTGGTCTACGAAGAATCCATGAACACAGTGCTCAGACAGGAGCTCATCCGCTTCAACAGGTAGACTGAATATATAGAGAGATGCAGTGGGGTTTGTGGCTATTATTACAGACAATACTGTTGTGCTTCATTTGTTAATTCTAGACAGATAAAGACAGACGGACAAGAAGTATACTTTAGATCTGTGGAAATTGGCAATGGGTTATCATGACATGGAACAAGTGTATTTTACTCCTAATTTTACTACTAAAATTTATTTTAGCAGGACCTTTAAGGAGTAATTCTCAGGTTCTCGATGGGCCCTGATCTGTCTGTAGTGCTCTTTTGCATGCTGTCACTGACGGCTGTTGCCCGCGTCTTCCTGCAGACTGACTCAGGTGGTGCGCAGCAGTCTGGTGAATATCGGCAAGGCCCTAAAAGGACAGGTGGTGATGTCAGCTGAGCTAGAGAACGTATTCAACAGCATGCTGGTGGGAAAAGTGCCAGCCATATGGGCAGCAAAGTCCTACCCCTCACTGAAGCCTTTAGGCAGCTATGTGGCTGACTTCCTAGCCAGGTTACATTTCCTGCAGGTAAGAGCAACCTGGGACCTCTTTAGCATAATTGAATCTTCAAAGTAATCTTCCACGTTTAGAGCTACAGTTTCAATATTATTGGCAGGGTGCAAACAATGTGCAATGAATCTCAGAAATATACACACTTAAGTCAACAATGTTATTGCTACATGTGCTGTCTTATTATGACATCAGTGTATTTCTTGGCTACCATTAATATGATTTACCACCCACAATGTTTGTTGTTTATAACATTCCTgtgtactgaaataaaatgtttttaaaatctgacaACCTGCCAACTATATGACAAAAAGAATCTCACAGTCTGAGATTTACAGTCTGTGAATAACACATATAGTGATGCAAGTTTAGGCCTATTTGTTTGGCCTGATTTGGATCAAACACTGGTTTTAAAAACTAGCAGCAGGATGATAAAACTGATCTGAACCAGTCACACAAGTTTCAATTTTATGAAATTTTCTTTTACAAAGGGCTTCTCAGAAAACCAACATTTGTCCACAGTCCCCAACATTTTATGGCGCACAGGCTTTAGGATGATTTACTTTATCATATTTTGAGTACTGATCTTTGCTTGATCATTGAAGAAGAACACATTAGTCTCAACCCTGTGGAAACAAGATTAATGTTTGTACACATTCCTCCAATATCCCTGTTTCACAGGACTGGATAGACAATGGACCACCCAACGTTTTCTGGCTATCTGGATTCTACTTCACACAGTCCTTCCTCACAGGGGTATCTCAGAACTTTGCACGGAAATACACCGTCCCAATTGATTACATTGGCTTTGAATTTGAGGTGAGGGCCTTCTGCCTTTTATGAACAGGTATCTTAGGTCACTTGTCCAGTGATGGTATTTTAGTTTGGGATCAAATCCCAATTGGGAAACAATTCTTTGGAGGTTACCCTACCCAGATGTGGCCAAAGTTCTGATGTCTGCCTTGTGTCTGGTCAGGTGATGAAGCAGGAAACCGAGATGGAGAGGAAGCCTGAGGACGGGGCCTATGTGAAAGGGCTTTTCCTGGAAGGGGCACGCTGGGACCGAGAGAAAATGGTGATTGGGGAATCGTACCCCAAGATCCTATTTGACCCCCTTCCCATTATCTGGCTCAAGCCAGGGGAGATGTCCAAATTCCTTCACGAGAACATATACGTCTGCCCCGTTTACAAGACCAGTGCCCGTCGCGGCACACTCTCCACCACCGGCCACTCCACCAACTATGTCATTCCCATTGAGCTTCCCTCTGACCAGCCCCAGAAGCACTGGATCAACCGGGGCGTGGCCTGTCTGTGCCAACTGGATGACTGAGTTCCTCCTTCATTCAATTCGGCCTATTATAGAGAAACACTACACTGACCCTAGAGCACGAGAGCCAGATAGAACTACATATattaaagctgtgtttttataAGTTTACACAGGATCTGACCTTTCAGAACCATCAAAATAGTTCATAGTATAGAAATATATTGAAAGTAGGTTCAAGTATGTCAAATAAAGGCAAATcataccaaaacaaacagataGGAGCCAAACAACTAACATTTTACTCTTATATTGAAATCAATCACACCACAATTGCCAAATTtcataatatgaataattttgcTTATAGGCTTCAGACATGTGAATGTTACTTTGGGGTGACAGACTTTAAATCTACTTTAATTACACACCTCTATTTGCTAAGGTTATTGACATACTTGTTTACATTATCAACTAACTGTcactaaaacaaatgtaaatcaatgaGGAGTTGTACCATTTTgtcatctgtatttttattaacatcCTACACTTCCAAAGTGTGTTACATGGTGCTGGGTCCACAACTGTTGAAATACCATCTGTACTCTCTTATTACTAAGCAGGTACCTCAGGTTATGGtcagacatgcatacagtacTCTGATGCACTTTATTCTGATacagtttgtgttttccttCTAAACTTTGGATTTAATTTAgaacttttttgttctttgttttgttagttttgAGTTATACTAGAGTGTGTAAACAgacataaaatgtttcaaataattttattgtacagaagaataaataaacTCAATTGTATTACATCTCACAATGAACATGTTGTTTACACAATGTTTACCttgactgaaaaatgacaaaacatataTATTGACAGTAAGACATTAATCATTACTCACATTCTTGTAAAATGTGGCAGAGGAAGGGACTGTGTATAGTACAAACTGGTGATGTATTTGACAGCTCCAAAACGTTTCCATGAACACTGAAGTTTACTTGTGTGAATAATATTAAAGATTTTTACACTGAGAGTAGAGAGAATCAGCTCCTCAGTAGCAACAAGAGACTGAAGTGCCAGACAGCTTCTTCACCGTGGGTCACTACCACTATGCCATTGTTGCTGTGAGGACAACCATTCGGAGAAAAGCTTGTGTGTGATAGTTCCCATCACTTTCACATTGTCCTTCACAGCTGTCTCTGAGCACACTATCCTCTGACTCATACCCTTTTCACAGCATACCGACCCTGACCTGTTACATGTCAGGATGTCTCATCATGTGACTCTAAGTAAATGGGCTTGGCCTGCTTCCTCAACCTCTCCTGGGCACGCAGCTTTCTCCCTTTCTGAGTGGCAAGTCCCATAGGAGGAAGGTATGTCTgcaagagagagcagaggattTTGCTTATCAACAAAATGCAGAGTTGTAATCTTAcgcttaaacacacacacaatcaggtGTTCAGTAACCTCGCTTTTTATATAGCAGTTTACTGAACTGCAATACACTTCCTAATTTATAGTGGGTATCGATGCACGAACAAAAGAACttcatttccagaaaaaaaatggcacgTGTGAATTGCAAGTTTCATAAGAAATGTGAGGTCACCTTAAAAGCTTCCCCCTCAGAAACTGTCTGTCTTTGTAGGTTACTTCTTAtgacactgtaaactggagtgATACCAGATTTATTATGAATGCTCTGGATGGAAGTGAAATTAGAGCACATTTGCAGTCTAATGTACGTGATGTTCTTCAGTTAGTATTCCTTCCTGTGTACACACCTCAGAACCTGACCCTGaacaggaaaatgtattttgatggTTTACTCACTTACCGGCCTTGGATATGGATTCCTGTAATGCagccctttttaaaaaaacaaaaaaacaaaacatattttcacttagagttctgtctctgtatgtgccataaataattcaaataaacaaatcagaatgccaaatatttaaacttacaaaaaacaggaagttcaATTAAATGTTAAACTTTATGTACAAAGTAATTATACAACCTAGTAAAGTGCAGAACAACTTTCAAAAAGAAAGGAGACATTCCACAATTAAACCATACCTCTGGGACTCTGTATTCCTCTTAATGCAATTATTTTCCTCACATATTTTCTGGTTGTAATAAATTATAACCTATACAATCTTCTAAAAACTGTTGCAGTGTTTCACTTGATTTGGTGCAGCTCACCAATTTCTATCCTTGCCCGGCATTCTTCTATGCATTTCTTGATTGATTCTGGATCAGTCACCTGAAATTGAATGACAGGAACCTGAGCAAACTGACTTGGCTGTTTCATGAAGCCCCCAGTCTGTGCCGCCCAGCAAAAAAGGAATCTTACCTGCTGGTTCTGCCTGAACAGGGTCCTTGCCTCCTGAGCTATGTAGTCCCTCTCACTCTTCGTATCCTGTGGCAGGGCAGACTGCGCCTGCCAGCTACGAGCAATGCGCAGTACTCGTCGGTACAGCGAGAGAACCTCCTGCCTTGTGGCAGCCGTCATCTGGCCTTATAGGCAAGACACACATTTCACCCAGGTTACATCGCTTTGAGGTCTACGTCTACATCGTAGATTATTATATACATCTGTCTATTTATGGCCATGCCTTCCACGTAAGCCTTGCACAAAACCActgatgtatttaaataatcTGGATGGGCCCGCAATTAGACGACATCGATGCTCAGCGCATGCATGTACTACCTGTGCAGCGCCTGTTTAATAATTATGTCCATTAACACGATGTGTATATTAAAAACGCAGAATACATCCAGAAAACTAGCATcagaacaaaatgacaaatacacagCGGTGATGCATTAAGGGAAGTTCAGTCGAAAAGGCCCCAAAGcccaccactagatggcatcAAAAGTATGTTTAGCTCATTGTCACAACCATCAAACTTAGAACaagtaaacacacacgcacatgtcaAAATACATCATGCATAAATGACAGTTTGTTACATATCAACGTACAGCAATATACTATAACTGCAGCAAAGTGCATAATTCTTGAAGTTAGCAACTTACACACAGTTAAACTGGAGTGTTGGGTGCTCGGCTGAGAGTTGTCACTGATGACCCTGAGAGGAATTTGAAAACAGACTGGATTGTTACAAACAGTGGAATGAATATGACATGTCATATTacgttagctacctagctaatgaGTACAGTGACTACAACTTGCTATAAACACCAGGCCTTCTGCGGTCGAAAAAGGCTAAACACTTCAAGTACATAGCTAATTGGTTAAACATACAGACTTTTGCTTATATACGCGCGGTGAAACTTCGCCATCATGACCAATAAGGAACATTTTGTGTTATCTACaagttttaatttattgacaGTTCTTAGTATGAAAGAGCGGGATAGTTTGCTATCTGGCCACACGTGAAATAGTCTTATGAGAGAATCAGTACATCTTCAGCAGAATTCATAGCCACATAGCTACACAGCCAACTTAACAGATCTGTCTGGTCA
This genomic stretch from Megalops cyprinoides isolate fMegCyp1 chromosome 1, fMegCyp1.pri, whole genome shotgun sequence harbors:
- the lyrm1 gene encoding LYR motif containing protein 1, which gives rise to MTAATRQEVLSLYRRVLRIARSWQAQSALPQDTKSERDYIAQEARTLFRQNQQVTDPESIKKCIEECRARIEIGLHYRNPYPRPTYLPPMGLATQKGRKLRAQERLRKQAKPIYLESHDETS